The following is a genomic window from Aricia agestis chromosome 20, ilAriAges1.1, whole genome shotgun sequence.
gggctatccagtatccaccacttaacttgacagaggaAGTATtcagaatctgtcaaaaaagttgtgaatagcctattcggcactttatcagaaagtggtgaaacaggccctaaatgtatTAACTTTTTATGATGGTGACAATAATGTGTAATCTTAATTACATGGACCCCACGATTTCATACTCTCAAATGAAATCCGAGGCATACATTTTAATGCaattttaattcatgaagcccatAGCCTTTTTATGCCCCTCTATATGTCTTTACTTGTATCAAAATCGGTAAAATTTTTTTGATCCTAGGCAAACAATTAATGATAAATCACATTAGTatgaataataaacaaaatacgcaattaaaattaattgtgaGATACAATTTACATGAATACTACAAAAAGTTTATAAACTTTAACAAGGTTTTTGTGCTATCTCGTAATTTGATACAgtttaattttgttcaaaatattgacaggatactattaaaataattataatattatttaatacattttaactacTAGGTAGTTTCAGTAACACTTGTGATTAAACTTCTGAttctaatttcattttttttaacataaaaccttaccttcattttgaaaattccagctccttttttttttatttggagcTCTGAATCGCACTTGGTCTTGACACACGTTTGCGATTAGATCGAGGATGGTCGGAATATATACGTACTGAATCATTGTTTCATTGTAGGCGTCTACAGCGCGTCCAGAATTATTTTTCCTTTGATATAACCTTTATGCCTTCAccttaagggtaatttttatacAATCTTGGAAACTAACGGACTCTACATAGAGCAATTTGCGAAGGTCATTTACACGtagcaatttaaatattatagtttttatgatAAATAGATATTTAATGTGAAACAATTATGAGTATTGTTCATGTCATCAGTAATCGTTTGTGTGCTTCCGAGATTATTGAGCTTTTATTACTAGAATTAATAGGAAATATAGTATGTCACAATGTTTATACCTAtattatcaaaatgttttatacaAAGACATTTTGGTATTCATTGGACATAGCTAGTCAGGGGCAGGCTACGTTGACAATGGATCGAATAGATAGGACAATAtactgggtgtaacaaaactaacttatcatactttagggtatgtagatatgggttataatataatatagagttcgctgtgaaagtagcagcgctgaaagattttttttttcacttttgtatggggaagctTGTGACGCTTAGGCGCTGGcccttacaaaagtgaaaaaaattggtcttttagcgctgctagtttcacagtgagctctctaccagggacacatacacattacacatcctaaaatattatctgtttttaaccgacttccaaaaaggaggaggttataatatgttcggctgtggatattttttttatttgtttacacCTGTAGGCTGTGAGGTTGTACCTGGgcaaattaatttttgtgtatgtaagctgattttaaaaattcttctaTCAATAGAGACCTAGGTTTCTTGTGAGTGTTATAGAGTCACAGCTAGGCTTTAGTTACACTTTTATACTTGATAACTCTCTTACTTTGGACTGCTCCCGTATGGCTCCCTAGCTaagcagctctggatttatgtataggcagtataggctaTAGGctgcagcgtcctatggcgccCTAGGGGGGGCGGTAACATCCTAGGATGGCAGTGTTCGTAGGGGAAGCAAAATTAAaagcctatactcataaaaattacaaatcCGGCAAGTataacaaaaaacttttaagtTTGATTTGGTCTTTACTTCTTACAAACCATTTTTTACTTAGTTACCTTCCATGGTATTCTATTTCGAAGATTTCAGATaatataagtaacattttagaattactatactgtactcggcgaaacatggcggtagcggtcattgactccctgtcaaaaacttgtcattttccatataaaccgcgattgacaatgaagtgtcagatgttgtcaatcgcggctttgtataggaaatgacaagtttttgagaGGGAGTCAATGGCCGCTACccccatgtttcgccgagtacagtatagaccGTCTACTAAGTAAattttatagttatataatattgtcattttatGAGGAAAATAAATTGATGATCATTAACTAGAACCATCTCGATGAAGTCAggtttcaaacaaaaaattcgTCCATTCTTCGGGCATGACATTGCGCTCATCATGTACTGTCTTTTGACTACTGTATAGTGACCACGAAAGAGTTTGTCGGTACAGTCAAAAGCATAAAAGCATAATAccattaagcccggccgcacattatccgaaatttctgattcATCAGAATTCTGAcatgtcaaaatgtatgggcggggcggggcgtccgaatctttctgatcagaaattcggataatgtgcggccgggcttagaccttaaataataaataatatagataataatatctatggacgcttcacaccactcAGTCTGGCcgcgtggtaagtacctgaaggacttgtgttacgggtaccaactaccaactaCCAACTACTAATTTCCTTTGGgatgaaaaaaatgaaaacaaaaaagtttttttatgaaataagggggcaaacgagcaaacggctcacctgatggaaaacaacttccgtcgcccatggacagtcgcatcatcagaagagctgcaggtgcgttggcggccttttaagagggaatacggtaataggggagggtagggaaggaaataggggagggtagggaagggaaaagggtaggggattgggcctccggtaaactcactcactcggcgaaacacagcgcaatcgctgtttcacgccggttttctgtgagtggtatttctccggtcgagccggcccattcgtgccgaagcatggctctcccacatcaaAAAGTTACACGATCTCTATCAAAACGTAAGCTGGAGAGAGAATAAGATAGTAGCAGGAGAGGAAGAAATATCCATCGGGCTTCAGCTCTCTTTCTATTCCAGGCCAAAATGTATGCCTGCTAATGCTATTTCGTTTCCACTTTTGCAGGCACTTCCGCGTCTGGAGTATAgctcattgttttatttttttttcttaattgcaTGGAATAATCGATGACAGCTAaacttttttttccttttcatttatttgatagtaatgctaatgactaatgagcaataatattatatctaacttataatattcttataCAGTAATGTACTATGTATACCTGGAATAAAACAATAacagaattttaaattaataacttcAGAGTATTCAAAGACTAAGTATTCTTGTcttattaattatcaaattttatttttggtacatTACAATAACTCTTCTGGTTTGCAACACGAAAATTTGatgataaacattttaaataaaaggaaaaaGAAAACCCAAaagtagtaaaataaaaatatattattattaaagcttAACATTTATTCGAATCACCAGATGCTTCCGTAGCTGATACTGATGGGGACACCGTATCCGTAGCCGCCATAGCCGAGTCCGCCGTAACCGTAGCCGTTACCGTAACCGTAGCGGCTGTAACCGTAGCCGTTGCCGTAACCGTTACCGTAACCGTAACCGTTACCGTAACCGCCCCAGCCGTGTCTGCCCCACCTAGACTCTTCGGGCTTCAGGGTCTCGTCAGCGTCAGGAGTGGGGAGGGCCGCTGCGAAGGCGACGATGGCCAGGAAGAAGAGGCACGTACGCTGTAAATGTCATTATAGTGAGAATACAAACTGAAACTTTTAATTTGGAAATTTGAGTTTGACGGAACTTTGAATGTACTGATTAGGGACCATCCATAAgatacgattttcatgatttttagatCCCCCAACCCCCGCTCCCCCCTAGTGTGACATCTTGAACAAGggatttttatatggagcctggtcaaccattttgtttttttttaaattgcgttctaatttttttgtattgatgttagctatccatttttgaaagaATTATTCGTGAAcgccataaaaaaaatcaaaatgacggacaagtaggtcggccaaaatcttcatacccctttacaattttctttctaaaaattaaaaccatctCAACTGATCTCAACATTGTTATAAATTTTGCAATTCAATTTATGGTCCCTTATTTCTCCTCCCTGGTATTTAGTAATCTCTGGTGTTTCGGAGGGATTTATTTGAGTATTATCAAATTATGGGGAAGGATTCTGAATGTTTctctacagagtgtaacaaaaataagtgataatactttaggatgtgtacgtgttccttgtagagagttcactgtgaaaatagcagctctgaaagacgaaaaaattttttcacttttgtatgggcaagggttcgagcgtcacgagtttccctatacaaaagtgaaaaaaaaatttggtctttcagcgctgctactttcacagtgaactctctacaaggaacacgtacacaccctaaagtattatcacttatttttgttacaccctgtatagtcttATTCCAATTAtcctataggcctcttggatatcgttgctaagctacggcaacgccgcgggtcggttgacggcggaaactcacgggcgcttttctcatatgattctcatacaagtcactgcacttttttggtaattgtttatatttttagcacaataaaaagtaatgagccaaattactATTCAGTTTGGATTTCGGAATATTTCcacagactttttccgcggaaaatctgtttatcgaaagctatatttacttaaatatacacgatcatgaaatattctttcaaattcattgaatatgattttttactgtgtatttattaatttgtaagatcatcttattagttacctattacttattagttattactaaaaacaggttgtttacccaattaaaaattatagagcacaaactaattccaaagcaatcatgttcatgaggtcttcgaaatccatgatgatggagaatgaatcatccgtgtaaaagtagAGAACCACAGAcgagtaggtaatcgactgtacgacgtgaaagtggagctatgtattaattgtaaaattaattaatagttgaataatgtaaacgaatatattttcagcaactatTCAAccgtacatgcaaaataaaaatggaaaatgaagatattgtatttcattatcaaagaaaaattttaatatgtaataatatattatacatatttactagatgacgcccgcaactccgttgtgccataactctttaGTCGCGCgggttcgggaaccgtacattttccggagacaaaatgtatcctatgtccagtggcgtaactatagggctggcaaaatgccacgggcctccGGCCCAAAAGggcaacattttttaagtacataatattgttttattattaacgtgacgatttttactgatagagccccatcaatttgccacgggccccggatcttatagttacgccactgcctatgtcctttttcgggactttTAAGGATatatggagttatccatgccaaatttcagcaaaatctgttcagcagtttaggcgttaagaggtaacagacagacacactttcgcacttataatattattagtaaattagtaatatcagtaattagtatattagtatgatccTACTttctactatcctactaatattataaaggcgaaagtttgtttggatgtatggatgtttgttactctttcacgcacaaactactgaacggattttaatgaaactttacaataatatagcttatacatcagaataacacataggctacaattttaaccgacggggaggtgttatgttcgttttcttatgttcaacgattactccgccgtttgtaaaccgattttcaaaatttttcttttggtatatagggtatcatgtcaatttagtattatattcacaaaagtggtgatctgatgaaggatccataagtaatcgagggaactcctcaaatttcatagggaaacgtgtggtgacttcggtttcgtgagaagtattctaagcatatgctaccaacaagtaagattttgcaccgaggtatacctggtataccgtggttcagaaggtgctgagagaactcctgattctttatagatacaagtttgggagtttcggcgttgttttaagaacggaaagcatattatgctactatgcaaattacattcatcgtcatcatcatcactaccatattacattatgcgtcgtcgattatgagcctattatgtgttattggttttcatagtcttttagatcgagactcgagtttgtcaagcgataatttaaaaaaatctaattataaacctgaaaatatgtttgcttgaacgcgctaacctcaggaactataggtccgatttaaaaacttatttcagtgttagatagcttatttatcgagtaaggctataggctatattataatgtgtatcttagcgtgataattcacgctaagactaatacgaccaaagaaactcgggaaaatgtggggaaaacgggggaaatattagaaagggtttatctcacgaactactggagcaatttttatggcaatatttggcacagatatagagatatagagtagaccacgtgaagagagtagggacataagcttttttttatgggaaaatgtacggtttccgtaaaattcctaatttacgcgggcgaagccgcgcgggacatctagtaatagtataaatgcaaaagtgaatattgaaggaataagtattgttctgaaatattgaaccgacaataattttatttgttattttatatttatatcgtttttaaattacaatatattattatacttaatgaaacaatgatattaaaaataacttgcacgtgatattttagaaatattcatgcgagatttagatttaagcatgattaataatcggcatgttgatttcgatacgtttcccaattccgtctttTTCCgtgggaatttttgcaccctacaacacaacagtacctcgtaccgcccatattttcctatttcagagcatttttaacgttttcaacgtgttttcattaaaactagtaaaccgtattttacagctgatcgcactctgacggacacgtgttgcctgaatctgccactcaccgcgccactagagatatccaagagccctatatcttatatctttaaacgagcaattcttgtatatatatatatatatatatatatatatatatatatatatatatatatatatatatatataattggaatctcggaatcggctccaacgattttcatgaaatttagtatatagggggtttcgggggcgataaatcgatctagctaggaatcattttcagaaaatgtctttttattcgtgttttatcgataatcgataaactgaaaaatatgactcttcctgacatctattggcgaataataatactattttgtaagcaactaattgttttaacgaccagcagatggcgtagttaagtaacacgaattcaatgagtgtttgctataccgagcaaagctcggtcatccaggtactaattattaaaatattattcttcaTAATACGTTACGTTTTTCACAAGTAATAAATACATTTGGGTCtgtatacataaaaaaatattagtcgCAGAATTTTTACTCATTTAACTGCCGCAcccagagtggaacattaattacttaaattcaaaattttgacataagccccatacattttatccgtcaaactcttcgttaaattgaaggataatcat
Proteins encoded in this region:
- the LOC121737402 gene encoding keratin-associated protein 6-2-like; the protein is MSLRTCLFFLAIVAFAAALPTPDADETLKPEESRWGRHGWGGYGNGYGYGNGYGNGYGYSRYGYGNGYGYGGLGYGGYGYGVPISISYGSIW